A DNA window from Calliphora vicina chromosome 1, idCalVici1.1, whole genome shotgun sequence contains the following coding sequences:
- the pps gene encoding serine-rich adhesin for platelets isoform X2 has protein sequence MSSSVFIESSSQAVDSSDFASTSDSNLVVVYGKNGISFDDKGLENLIEEKKISSISVIRLTSPTPSMQDEEDEAEKLEEMLRRQEIGSAEDSFSSVDEGNSSSGDDKNDTAGNCDSSNDDENEDRKAFKDSDVSSEENKSKQRKLPRRRGRQPNLVKPKKTFRRRRRERPEIVGLRLEEFYPPDDANEIIKEALKMAGLESESEKKRKSDYEFQLFVIQNDHCYTPFTSPTQMKAKLAADKLEAEKQAASRKLSVLQPTVGKQLFVRKKLQQNIQPKSDNSLKSNISQTIFTKDKSLPVTHKVKKDTKDKKGIPDEDFLDDDDDIHSSFDENDDDAQGDDESDLSGSDQSAETDNDRDSDLDFDVNNPKGRKRKAKLLKTHKRSLSAGKVNLKSRRYCSQDEPIELPNKTNITSNLPTCSPSSLMQRPKSIVKIISDPGRITVRSTPSNVVHLLGPTNVLSPAIAALPPIPKKQNENKSLLNKTACGPTSITLSPKTYVLLKGPIEQKSAVQPSPQTHKEIVINKQVMSSPKTKGFTDLTTLIEQTENQAPIKVVAPPITPKSSHTATITSVVTLTPTSTAALKGFMSIETAARNQLPAQISIQTHQSSSELEAEHDKQLDLINSIVQDEMKKSNEKADDQITNINENIPELVKMLESTEKVLVNTNTQGRIVTETQQNINQMTGGCASIITVNKHIPGNQNIHLPHTTVTPSVSTNNLVGGIDITSASLLATPEGDGDDTDDLPDDILQQVVELIKDDKTLQEAVEKQVFGTGVCSDQGIGSNMLVNQNPPPLAPISQPPVRIQEIPQTSSKSIIQMAISNVPTTLASPLQTKPTPVITTRTTIITPTTVTATGQVSKISPLIRKEPIQIIRGNGRVITLPPIEAPTTRAKRRAQAQPNPTTTTSSVGNTSFVPTAALSESSLDSSMHSNSSMTVASGSSAVTVQEKKISDANNRRRGSKETIIAAAAASNQKATKTQKTAAKKGGGKANTSKAKVETEATDSEEDDDDDPNKLWCICRQPHNNRFMICCDVCEDWFHGTCVSITKAMGLEMEQKGIDWTCPKCIKKHEEKTQPKITEMLIKKPTVIEKSEPSLTPVPISSTMTSTPSLITSVATVQNTPTTNVTASSIDILNITPKKDSTVQNLEMTPHLKLQSGQIINLKDYSTTSTKRATIIQTSTSNTSGGAITAGQKKLYVTSGQANLKMSSQPGTPIRTITVVKHLSAPQLQQHHNIKIIKTIPPATTTAAHSFNISTTAATATHTASVSSTSTSTASLSESSTLCIVCKKIARTNSIYCSDDCIRKHAQNALNTIMNKSQSDTGATSSPLNKSVAEDKTKRKSKGLFEELLSAADRKPKVERVNVYERKSGRVITGNSAPTVANLKKWLQDNPTFEVIQPGSAQALELEKKQKLRTQHSSSPTIFKSATSSPPPLKMFSVTSGVATNKMDSSVGSSQSQGHSPQIQIKSNKNITDFLKNTSSNIASPRPTTPKQLLKYPQQVGIKPDKVPKTPEDSKMASKEKTSATKRQTSTETSGKSSSNDGEPIRGVVRRTLKEQFLLRIKEETSSSSSTETDTKDETSKVNNVHKLTEEEIEEFAKSTEIEMYHYFNRDTGTKYKAKYRSLVFNIKDRKNHTLFAKICGKLIEPKQLVRMSPEELASQELAQWREQENKHQLEMIKKSELDLLACAKNYVLKTHKGEEVIEGKSSDYANVDITIPIEDVVSALNKSDVPDDAATAQTRKESQTHWQDADSTLFSHSHLLSPTITHSLHDEDKTKLSSSHFRDREREKEKERDKEKDRTRGRERDREKRHKSKDRHHDKSRSRKRSRSHSRSRSRDKGEKRHKSSHKDEKREREERLRGDKERVKDRSEREHHSDGIEKKPLSETKKSISSQSRQPGKKHYEQPKATINPLETYNLIDQILESTKTVEEAANIVSDRDKEKESDSYRKSAVTPQPVQPATSTVSTSSSDSAIVVDIPSNLTSTESDQEPSSTVSIPTPPHDPYSRFIACSSPSSSFSSDLQYTIISLWTGNINMVDVTSFQLSLQPIVGNSTGLAKLLPKELDVVGRIGPETVWDYISKIKKSPNKEIVVIRLIPASESETVAYKILYEYLDNRNRLGVIKSTSSQIKDFYIYPLGAGKNVPNLLQPTEPVEFYDDPYRPDVLIGIIIRVVVSKRANSITSQTVLGGASTSAAINKLSNRANDTDTFTPPGSPKPKKHRQSIAAHKVDEIDVDAIIKAPIAAKAHKVISPPLTKLDDNDADEPYSPGGSSDDDLPLLPVKVPSNMDHMQAAEDELKRKMEEINRQIAAQEMEIAGLLTGEPTGFGSASTSSSNVLANISIPSNLSQILASIKTSGKDQSVIPPPPPLIGSLLKTSSASATTFAVEEEYNPAEGTGSTYETKNTATGSNTNSTSLLAKLSEAELLSMVPDDIVITPNKPTTRYEEPPPPGV, from the exons ATGTCTAGTTCGGTGTTCATTGAAAGCAGTTCACAAGCTGTGGATAGCAGTGATTTTGCTAGCACTTCGGACTCAAATTTGGTGGTGGTATATGGCAAGAATGGAATAAGTTTCGACGACAAGGGCTTGGAAAATCTCATTG AGGAAAAAAAGATTTCATCAATAAGTGTTATACGCTTGACTTCACCTACGCCTAGCATGCAAGATGAGGAAGATGAAGCCGAAAAATTGGAAGAAATGCTGAGAAGGCAAGAAATTGGATCGGCCGAGGATAGTTTTAGCTCTGTGGACGAGGGTAACAGTTCTTCTGGGGACGATAAAAATGATACTGCTGGTAATTGTGATTCCTCAAATGACGATGAAAATGAGGACAGAAAAGCATTTAAAGATTCTGATGTGTCGAGCGAAGAAAATAAATCGAAACAAAGAAAACTACCACGACGTCGTGGCCGTCAACCAAATTTGGTTAAACCGAAAAAAACATTTCGTAGACGTAGAAGGGAACGTCCTGAAATTGTGGGTTTGCGTTTAGAAGAATTTTATCCACCAGATGATGCCAATGAAATTATCAAAGAAGCTTTGA AAATGGCAGGCTTGGAATCGGAATCAGAAAAGAAACGCAAAAGTGATTATGAATTCCAACTATTTGTTATACAAAACGATCATTGTTACACACCATTTACATCTCCTACACAAATGAAAGCAAAACTAGCTGCTGATAAACTGGAAGCCGAAAAACAAGCTGCCAGTCGCAAACTCAGTGTTTTGCAGCCCACGGTGGGTAAACAATTATTTGTgcgaaaaaaattacaacaaaatattcaaCCGAAATCAgataattcactaaaatcaaACATTTCGCAAACCATCTTTACGAAAGACAAAAGTTTGCCTGTTACTCATAAAGTTAAAAAAGATACAAAGGATAAAAAGGGAATTCCGGATGAAGATTTTCTTGACGACGATGATGATATACATTCATCGTTCGATGAAAATGACGATGATGCACAAGGCGACGATGAAAGTGATTTAAGTGGATCAGATCAATCCGCAGAAACTGATAATGATCGTGATAGCGATTTAGATTTTGATGTGAATAATCCCAAAGGACGTAAACGTAAAGCAAAACTCCTAAAAACTCATAAGCGTTCTTTAAGTGCTGGTAAAGTAAATCTAAAATCAAGACGATATTGCAGTCAAGATGAGCCCATAGAATTACcgaacaaaacaaatattactTCGAACCTTCCTACCTGCAGTCCGTCAAGTTTAATGCAGCGACCGAAATCAATAGTAAAAATTATATCTGATCCTGGTCGTATTACAGTTCGTTCTACACCATCAAATGTTGTACACTTGTTGGGACCAACAAATGTTTTATCTCCTGCTATAGCAGCACTGCCTCCTATTcccaaaaaacaaaatgaaaataaatctctCTTGAATAAAACAGCTTGTGGCCCAACTTCAATAACGTTGTCACCAAAAACATATGTTCTTCTCAAGGGTCCGATAGAACAAAAAAGCGCTGTTCAACCATCACCCCAAACGCATAAGGAAATCGTCATAAATAAG CAGGTTATGTCGAGTCCCAAAACCAAAGGATTTACAGATCTAACTACTCTAATAGAACAAACGGAAAATCAGGCTCCAATTAAAGTTGTTGCTCCACCAATAACACCAAAATCATCACATACTGCAACCATAACATCTGTAGTAACGTTAACACCAACATCCACGGCGGCATTAAAAGGATTTATGTCCATTGAAACGGCTGCAAGAAATCAATTACCAGCACAAATATCTATACAAACGCACCAAAGCTCGTCCGAATTAGAAGCTGAGCATGACAAACAATTGGATCTTATCAATTCTATTGTGCAGgatgaaatgaaaaaatcaaatgaaaaagcTGACgatcaaataacaaatattaacgAGAACATACCAGAATTGGTAAAGATGCTTGAGAGTACGGAAAAAGTTTTAGTTAACACCAATACACAGGGTCGCATTGTAACGGAAACACAACAAAACATAAATCAGATGACCGGTGGCTGTGCCAGTATTATTACTGTTAACAAACATATACCAGGCAATCAAAACATTCATTTGCCACATACAACTGTTACACCATCAGTATCAACAAACAATCTGGTTGGTGGCATTGATATAACAAGTGCATCTCTTCTGGCCACGCCGGAAGGGGATGGTGATGATACCGATGATTTACCAGATGATATACTGCAACAAGTGGTGGAACTTATAAAAGATGATAAAACTCTTCAAGAAGCCGTTGAAAAGCAAGTATTTGGTACGGGTGTATGTAGCGATCAAGGAATTGGTAGTAATATGTTAGTAAATCAAAATCCGCCTCCACTTGCACCGATCTCACAGCCACCCGTCAGGATAcag GAAATTCCTCAAACTTCATCTAAGAGCATTATACAAATGGCTATTTCAAATGTGCCAACAACTTTGGCATCCCCATTGCAAACAAAGCCAACCCCTGTTATTACAACTCGTACCACAATAATAACTCCAACAACAGTAACAGCAACTGGACAAGTTTCTAAAATATCGCCTTTGATACGTAAAGAACCGATTCAAATCATTAGAGGTAATGGTCGAGTTATCACATTGCCACCCATTGAGGCACCCACAACACGAGCCAAAAGACGTGCTCAAGCTCAACCAAATCCTACCACAACCACTTCTAGTGTAGGTAATACATCTTTTGTTCCCACAGCTGCCTTGAGTGAATCATCGCTGGACAGTTCAATGCATTCGAACTCTTCCATGACTGTGGCTAGTGGAAGTAGTGCTGTAACTGTCcaagaaaagaaaatttcagATGCTAATAATCGAAGACGTGGCTCTAAAGAAACAATTATTGCAGCGGCTGCTGCGTCCAACCAAAAggcaacaaaaactcaaaaaacggCTGCCAAAAAAGGTGGAGGTAAAGCAAATACCAGCAAAGCTAAAGTTGAGACTGAGGCAACAGATTCAGAGGAAGACGACGATGATGATCCTAATAA ACTTTGGTGTATTTGTCGTCAACCACACAACAATCGGTTTATGATTTGTTGTGATGTTTGTGAAGACTGGTTTCATGGAACATGTGTTAGCATTACTAAAGCTATGGGCCTAGAAATGGAACAGAAAGGTATAGATTGGACCTGCccgaaatgtataaaaaaacacgaAGAAAAG ACACAGCCGAAAATTACTGAAATGCTTATAAAGAAACCAACAGTAATCGAAAAATCAGAACCATCTTTAACGCCTGTTCCAATTTCATCAACGATGACGAGCACACCATCATTAATTACTTCGGTTGCAACCGTACAAAATACGCCCACAACAAATGTTACAGCTAGCAGTATAGACATATTAAATATCACACCGAAAAAGGATTCTACTGTTCAAAACTTGGAAATGACCCcccatttaaaattacaaagtggacaaataataaatttaaaggaTTACAGTACCACTAGTACCAAGAGGGCGACTATCATTCAAACCTCAACCTCAAATACAAGTGGTGGTGCTATAACTGCTGGCCAAAAGAAATTGTATGTGACATCTGGGCAAGCCAACTTGAAAATGTCTTCACAGCCAGGAACGCCAATTAGGACAATAACTGTGGTGAAACATTTATCAGCGCCGCAGCTGCAGCAACatcataatataaaaattataaaaactattCCCCCTGCTACAACAACGGCGGCCCATAGTTTTAACATAAGTACAACAGCTGCAACTGCCACTCATACGGCATCAGTATCGTCTACATCAACTTCAACAGCGAGTTTAAGTGAAAGTTCTACTTTATGTATTGTCTGTAAAAAGATTGCACGCACCAATTCAATTTACTGTAGCGATGATTGTATTAGAAAACATGCCCAAAATGCCCTTAACACTATAATGAACAAATCACAGTCGGACACAGGTGCTACAAGTAGTCCGCTAAATAAAAGTGTTGCAGaagacaaaacaaaaagaaaatccaAGGGCTTATTCGAAGAATTACTTTCTGCAGCTGATCGCAAACCCAAAGTGGAAAGA GTCAATGTTTATGAACGAAAATCTGGACGAGTTATTACTGGGAATAGTGCTCCCACAGTAGCCAATCTGAAGAAATGGTTACAAGATAATCCCACTTTTGAAGTAATACAACCAGGCAGTGCACAGGCTTTGGAGCTGGAG aaaaaacaaaaattacgtACACAACATTCATCATCTCCAACCATATTTAAGTCTGCCACTTCCAGTCCACCACCACTGAAAATGTTTTCTGTAACCAGTGGTGTTGCTACAAATAAAATGGACTCAAGTGTTGGCAGTTCACAATCACAAGGACATTCTCCCCAAATACAGATaaagtcaaataaaaatattacagaTTTCTTGAAAAATACATCTTCGAATATAGCAAGTCCCCGCCCAACCACTCCAAAACAATTGCTGAAATATCCACAGCAAGTTGGTATAAAACCTGATAAAGTACCCAAAACACCGGAGGATTCAAAGATGGCGTCTAAGGAGAAAACATCAGCTACAAAACGCCAAACAAGTACTGAAACTAGTGGCAAGAGTTCTAGTAATGATGGAGAACCAATACGAGGAGTTGTTCGAAGGACCCTTAAAGAACAATTTTTATTGCGCATTAAAGAGGAGACAAGTTCAAGTTCCTCCACTGAAACAGACACAAAAGATGAAACTTCCAAAGTAAATAATGTACACAAGTTGACAGAGGAGGAAATCGAAGAGTTTGCCAAATCAACAGAAATCGAGATGTATCATTATTTTAATAGAGACACGGGTACTAAATATAAAGCTAAATATCGTTCATTAGTGTTTAATATTAAGGATCGCAAGAATCACACCTTATTCGCAAAGATTTGTGGAAAATTAATTGAACCGAAACAGCTGGTTCGTATGTCACCCGAAGAATTGGCAAGTCAGGAATTGGCACAGTGGCGAGAACAAGAAAATAAACATCAGTTGGAAATGATTAAAAAGTCGGAACTTGATTTACTTGCGTGTGCGAAGAACTATGTTCTTAAGACACACAAGGGTGAAGAGGTAATTGAAGGTAAATCATCCGATTATGCCAATGTTGATATAACCATACCGATAGAAGATGTCGTGTCAGCGCTAAATAAATCAGATGTCCCAGATGATGCAGCTACTGCTCAAACACGCAAGGAATCCCAAACACATTGGCAAGATGCTGATTCCACATTATTTTCACATTCACATTTGTTGTCGCCAACAATAACACATTCGTTACACGATGaagataaaacaaaattatcaaGCTCACACTTTAGAGATAGAGAACGGGAAAAAGAAAAGGAAAGAGACAAGGAGAAAGACAGGACCAGAGGTCGTGAACGAGATCGTGAAAAACGTCATAAAAGCAAAGATCGCCACCATGACAAATCTCGTTCGCGCAAAAGAAGTCGCAGTCACTCACGAAGTCGCAGTCGAGACAAAGGCGAAAAACGTCATAAAAGTAGTCATAAAGATGAAAAACGAGAACGTGAAGAGCGTCTGCGTGGTGATAAGGAACGTGTTAAAGATCGCTCGGAACGTGAACATCACAGTGATGGAATTGAGAAAAAGCCTTtatctgaaacaaaaaaatccatCAGTTCACAGTCCAGACAGCCTGGTAAAAAGCATTATGAACAGCCTAAAGCTACAATTAATCCGTTAGAGACATACAATTTAATTGATCAGATTCTGGAATCCACAAAAACGGTAGAAGAAGCTGCTAATATAGTTTCGGATAGAGACAAAGAAAAGGAAAGCGATAGCTATCGAAAAAGTGCTGTTACACCACAGCCAGTTCAACCTGCCACATCTACTGTATCAACTAGCAGCTCTGACTCGGCCATTGTGGTTGATATACCGTCAAATTTGACGTCAACAGAAAGTGACCAGGAGCCTTCAAGTACTGTTTCAATACCAACACCACCACATGATCCCTATTCGCGCTTTATTGCTTGTTCAAGTCCATCATCGTCCTTTTCTAGTGATCTTCAATACACCATCATATCATTATGGACTGGTAACATAAACATGGTCGATGTTACCTCATTCCAACTCAGCCTTCAACCCATTGTCGGCAATTCAACTGGCTTGGCAAAACTGTTACCCAAAGAACTTGATGTAGTGGGACGTATCGGTCCCGAAACTGTGTGGGATTATAtatcgaaaattaaaaaaagtccaaATAAGGAAATTGTGGTTATACGTTTAATACCGGCCAGTGAATCAGAAACAGTAGCCTACAAAATACTCTATGAGTATTTAGATAATCGTAATCGTTTAGGCGTCATTAAAAGTACATCATCGCAGATAAAGGATTTTTACATTTATCCATTAGGAGCAGGAAAAAATGTACCCAACCTGTTGCAACCCACGGAACCAGTTGAGTTTTATGATGATCCTTACAGGCCAGATGTGTTAATTGGCATTATAATACGAGTAGTTGTTAGCAAGCGTGCTAATTCAATTACATCTCAAACAGTTCTAGGAGGCGCAAGCACTTCAGCAGCAATAAACAAA CTCTCTAACCGTGCAAATGATACGGACACATTTACTCCGCCTGGTAGCCCGAAACCGAAAAAACACCGCCAATCAATCGCAGCACACAAAGTCGATGAAATCGATGTAGATGCCATAATTAAGGCACCTATAGCAGCAAAGGCACATAAAG TTATATCGCCACCGTTAACAAAATTGGACGATAACGATGCCGATGAACCTTATTCACCTGGTGGAAGTTCGGACGATGACTTGCCATTACTGCCCGTAAAAGTTCCCAGCAATATGGATCATATGCAAGCAGCCGAAGATGAGTTGAAACGCAAAATGGAAGAAATTAATAGGCAGATTGCTGCACAAGAAATGGAAATTGCCGGTCTTTTAACTGGAGAGCCGACG GGCTTTGGTTCAGCTTCTACATCATCTTCAAACGTACTAGCTAATATATCAATACCCTCAAATCTGTCTCAAATTCTTGCTAGTATTAAAACAAGTGGAAAAGATCAATCGGTAATTCCACCTCCACCGCCGTTAATAGGTTCACTATTGAAGACATCCTCAGCGTCTGCGACTACATTCGCCGTAGAGGAAGAATATAATCCCGCAGAAGGTACTGGGTCAACATATGAAACAAAAA ATACAGCCACAGGATCAAATACAAATTCAACTAGCCTTTTGGCAAAACTAAGTGAAGCAGAGCTTCTTAGTATGGTACCGGACGACATTGTCATAACCCCTAATAAACCAACAACACGCTATGAGGAACCACCACCACCTGGAGTTTAG